One genomic window of Sodaliphilus pleomorphus includes the following:
- a CDS encoding RluA family pseudouridine synthase has protein sequence MEVVYEDNHIIIVNKAAGEIVQGDRTGDEPVVETLKKWIKEKYNKPGNVFCGVTHRIDRPTMGLVVFARTSKGLSRMNELFRRGEVHKTYWAIVKNRPPKPEDTITSYLTPVEQGNRTLVWPEPRPGAQKAVMSYRVIGSSERYWLLEVNLMTGRKHQIRAQLSSIGCPIRGDLKYGYERSNPEGGISLQSHRITFEHPVSHKIVDVTAPVPHIPLWKILAADAQQRQQQQEQGNAASL, from the coding sequence ATGGAAGTTGTGTACGAAGACAATCACATCATCATTGTGAACAAGGCCGCCGGCGAGATCGTGCAGGGCGACCGCACCGGCGACGAGCCTGTGGTGGAGACCTTGAAAAAATGGATTAAGGAGAAATACAACAAGCCGGGCAACGTGTTTTGCGGCGTGACGCACCGCATCGACCGGCCCACGATGGGCCTGGTGGTGTTTGCCCGCACGAGCAAGGGGCTGAGCCGCATGAACGAGCTGTTTCGCCGCGGCGAGGTGCACAAGACCTACTGGGCCATTGTGAAAAACCGGCCGCCCAAGCCCGAAGACACGATCACGAGCTACCTCACCCCCGTGGAGCAGGGCAACCGCACCCTGGTGTGGCCCGAGCCGCGTCCCGGGGCGCAGAAGGCGGTGATGAGCTACCGGGTGATAGGCAGCAGCGAGCGCTACTGGCTGCTCGAGGTGAACCTCATGACCGGGCGCAAGCACCAGATAAGGGCGCAGCTGTCGAGCATAGGCTGCCCCATACGCGGCGACCTCAAGTATGGCTACGAGCGCAGCAACCCCGAGGGGGGCATCTCGCTGCAGAGCCACCGCATCACCTTTGAGCACCCGGTGTCGCACAAGATTGTCGACGTTACGGCCCCGGTGCCCCACATACCGCTGTGGAAGATACTGGCGGCCGACGCCCAGCAGCGGCAACAGCAGCAGGAGCAGGGCAACGCAGCCTCCCTGTAA
- the pyrI gene encoding aspartate carbamoyltransferase regulatory subunit, whose translation MTKDKKELAVAALRNGTVIDHIPSDALFKVVDLLDIKSLTGSVTIGFNLDSALMGKKGIIKIADVTYPESTLNRIALIAPHAVINVIKDYEVVEKHRVTLPDELIDIVKCNNPKCISNNEPMHTHFHVVDRDNTVLRCHYCECLVTKDEVTLK comes from the coding sequence ATGACAAAAGATAAAAAAGAACTTGCAGTGGCTGCCCTGCGCAACGGCACGGTCATCGACCACATTCCCAGCGACGCTTTGTTCAAGGTTGTCGACCTGCTCGACATCAAGAGCCTCACGGGCAGTGTCACCATTGGCTTCAACCTCGACAGCGCCTTGATGGGCAAGAAGGGCATCATCAAGATTGCCGATGTCACCTATCCCGAGTCGACGCTCAACCGCATCGCTCTCATCGCCCCCCACGCCGTGATCAACGTCATCAAGGACTATGAGGTGGTCGAGAAGCATCGCGTGACCTTGCCCGACGAGCTCATCGACATCGTGAAGTGCAACAATCCCAAGTGCATAAGCAACAACGAGCCCATGCACACGCATTTCCATGTCGTCGACCGCGACAACACGGTGCTGCGCTGCCACTATTGCGAGTGCCTGGTCACCAAAGACGAAGTGACCCTCAAGTAG
- a CDS encoding SusC/RagA family TonB-linked outer membrane protein gives MSFKKLLLLLILSVSSLAMVAQIKVTGVVLDENNQPAIGATVVQKSNRGNGTATDLDGKFTLTVPAKATLVISSVGYETVEVPAQSGAMKIQLKVAGQKLDEVVVTGYQKVDKRTFTGAATSVDADKAKLSGVADVSRGLEGRAAGVTVSNVTGTFGTAPKIRVRGATSIYGSSKPLWVVDGVILEDNVDISADDLTSGDATTLIASAVAGLNADDIQSFQVLKDGSATSIYGAKANAGVIVITTKTGRKGHTSLNYTGEFTYRLKPSYNDFNISNSQEQMSIYKEMEQKGWLEMANLVNGTSSGVYGTMYKLINTYDPSTGEYGLPNTTAAKNAYLRQAEMRNTNWFDLLFNNNIMQNHAVSISGGTDKGSFYTSISTMQDPGWYKDSRVERYTFNANAIYNLSPKVKIKILNSDSYRKQKAPGTLSQETDVVNGAVSRSFDINPYSYCLNTARTLAPDSYYTRNYSTFNIFNELKNNYIDLNVADLKFQAELNIRPIMKQDQNLEFNLLGSYRYTNAQQNHYVLENSNQAQAYRAGIDPENAIIKASNSYLYTDPDVKNAEPETVLPSGGMLFYSKNSMSQYDFRGTVQYSKNWTDQHSITLFGGMEASRVDRYAQAFDGWGINYKKGNIPAFNYKLFKQMAEENGAYFSDAKSYRRNMAYFANGNYIFKGRYILNGTIRYEGSNLMGQTHQSRWLPTWNVSAAWLLSEEPWFIQSNLYKKRIWTHAKLRASYSLTGESGPTSLANAEALYYSTRPWRQETDQMELGLDLNALSNSELTYEKKHELDLGADLGFVNNRINLVFDWYKRNNFDLIGRIYTEGVGGFSSKYANVAEMASHGVEFTLSTRNIQGRNEDDFSWTTDFTFSYTKTKITKLNSRSRIIDLITANGFALQDYPHRALFSIQFAGLDNHGVPQCIDENGNVSVEGLNFQEYEKLGYLKYEGPVDPTISGGFGNNFSWKGLHLNVFITYSGGNKLRLDPVFASSYSDQVAMPKEFKNRWVMPGDEAYTDIPAIASRRQNYLNTSLNRAYSAYNYSTARVAKGDFIRLKEVSLTYDMPKAFLHFMRLNSCSLKLAATNLCLLYADSKLNGEDPEYFNSGGVASPNPKQFTFTLRFGL, from the coding sequence ATGAGTTTTAAAAAGTTACTCTTGCTGTTGATTTTGTCAGTCTCGTCGCTGGCCATGGTCGCCCAGATCAAGGTCACTGGCGTTGTGCTCGACGAAAACAATCAGCCTGCTATCGGAGCAACCGTCGTTCAGAAAAGCAACCGAGGAAATGGTACAGCTACTGACCTCGATGGTAAATTCACACTTACAGTGCCCGCCAAAGCCACACTCGTGATTTCTTCGGTGGGTTATGAGACAGTTGAGGTTCCAGCTCAGTCTGGCGCCATGAAAATTCAATTGAAAGTAGCCGGTCAGAAACTTGACGAGGTGGTCGTGACCGGTTATCAGAAAGTCGACAAGCGCACCTTCACCGGTGCTGCCACCAGCGTCGACGCCGACAAGGCCAAGCTCTCGGGCGTGGCCGACGTGAGCCGCGGCCTCGAAGGCCGTGCCGCCGGTGTGACGGTGTCGAACGTGACGGGTACCTTTGGTACCGCGCCCAAGATTCGCGTGCGTGGTGCTACCTCTATCTATGGTAGCAGCAAGCCCCTGTGGGTGGTCGACGGCGTGATTCTGGAGGACAACGTCGACATCAGTGCCGACGACCTCACCAGCGGCGATGCCACCACGCTTATCGCCAGCGCCGTTGCCGGCCTCAATGCCGACGACATCCAGAGCTTCCAGGTCTTGAAAGACGGCTCGGCCACATCTATATATGGTGCCAAGGCCAATGCCGGTGTGATCGTCATCACCACCAAGACTGGTCGCAAGGGCCACACCTCATTGAATTATACTGGCGAGTTCACCTATCGCTTGAAACCCAGCTACAACGACTTCAACATCTCCAACTCGCAAGAGCAGATGAGTATATACAAGGAAATGGAGCAGAAGGGCTGGCTCGAAATGGCCAACCTGGTCAACGGCACCTCGAGCGGTGTCTACGGCACGATGTACAAGCTCATCAACACCTACGACCCGTCGACCGGCGAGTATGGCCTGCCCAACACCACCGCTGCCAAGAATGCCTATCTGCGCCAGGCCGAAATGCGCAACACCAACTGGTTTGACCTGTTGTTCAACAACAACATCATGCAGAACCACGCCGTGAGCATCTCGGGCGGTACCGACAAGGGCTCGTTCTACACCAGTATCTCCACCATGCAAGACCCGGGTTGGTACAAGGACAGCCGCGTTGAGCGCTACACCTTCAACGCCAATGCCATCTACAACCTGAGCCCCAAGGTGAAAATCAAGATCCTCAACAGCGACTCCTACCGCAAGCAGAAGGCGCCCGGCACCCTGAGCCAGGAGACCGACGTGGTGAACGGCGCAGTGAGCCGCTCGTTCGACATCAACCCCTACAGCTACTGCTTGAACACGGCCCGCACACTTGCGCCCGACTCCTACTACACGCGCAACTACAGCACGTTCAACATCTTCAACGAGTTGAAGAACAACTATATCGACCTCAACGTGGCCGACCTTAAGTTCCAGGCCGAGTTGAACATACGCCCCATCATGAAGCAAGACCAGAACCTCGAGTTCAATCTCTTGGGCAGCTACCGCTACACCAACGCGCAGCAAAACCACTATGTGCTTGAAAACAGCAACCAGGCACAGGCCTACCGCGCCGGTATCGACCCCGAGAACGCTATCATCAAGGCCAGCAACTCCTATCTCTACACCGACCCCGACGTGAAAAACGCCGAGCCCGAGACCGTGCTGCCCAGTGGCGGTATGCTGTTCTACTCCAAGAACTCGATGTCGCAATACGACTTCCGCGGCACCGTGCAGTACTCCAAGAACTGGACCGACCAGCACTCCATCACCCTCTTCGGCGGTATGGAGGCCAGTCGTGTCGACCGCTATGCTCAGGCCTTCGACGGCTGGGGCATCAACTACAAGAAGGGCAACATCCCCGCCTTCAACTACAAGCTCTTCAAGCAGATGGCCGAGGAAAACGGTGCCTACTTCAGCGATGCCAAGTCCTATCGCCGCAACATGGCCTACTTTGCCAACGGCAACTACATCTTCAAGGGCCGCTACATCCTCAACGGCACCATCCGCTACGAGGGTAGCAACCTCATGGGCCAGACGCACCAAAGCCGCTGGCTGCCCACGTGGAACGTCTCGGCTGCTTGGCTCTTGAGCGAGGAGCCCTGGTTCATCCAGTCCAACCTCTACAAGAAGCGCATCTGGACCCACGCCAAGCTGCGTGCCAGCTACTCGCTCACCGGCGAGAGCGGCCCCACCAGCCTGGCCAATGCCGAGGCCCTCTACTATTCTACTCGCCCCTGGCGCCAGGAAACTGACCAAATGGAGCTGGGTCTCGACCTGAATGCCCTGAGCAACAGCGAGCTCACCTATGAGAAGAAGCACGAGCTTGACCTGGGTGCCGACCTGGGCTTTGTGAACAACCGCATCAACCTCGTCTTCGACTGGTACAAGCGCAACAATTTCGACTTGATAGGCCGCATCTATACCGAGGGTGTGGGTGGCTTCTCGTCGAAGTATGCCAACGTGGCCGAGATGGCCTCTCACGGTGTCGAGTTCACCCTCTCGACCCGCAACATCCAGGGCCGCAACGAGGATGATTTCTCGTGGACTACCGACTTCACCTTCTCCTACACCAAGACCAAGATCACCAAGCTCAACTCGCGCAGCCGCATCATCGACCTGATCACTGCCAACGGTTTTGCCCTGCAGGACTACCCGCACCGCGCGCTGTTCTCTATCCAGTTTGCCGGTCTTGACAATCACGGTGTGCCCCAGTGCATCGACGAGAACGGCAACGTCTCGGTCGAAGGCCTCAACTTCCAGGAGTATGAGAAGCTGGGCTACTTGAAGTATGAAGGTCCGGTCGATCCCACCATCAGTGGCGGCTTTGGCAACAACTTCTCGTGGAAGGGCTTGCATCTCAACGTGTTCATCACCTACTCGGGCGGCAACAAGCTGCGCCTCGACCCGGTATTTGCCTCGTCCTACAGCGACCAGGTGGCTATGCCCAAGGAGTTCAAGAACCGCTGGGTGATGCCAGGCGATGAGGCTTATACCGACATCCCTGCCATCGCATCGCGTCGCCAGAACTACCTCAACACCTCGCTCAACCGTGCCTACAGTGCCTACAACTACTCGACAGCACGTGTGGCCAAGGGCGACTTCATCCGCCTCAAGGAGGTTTCGCTCACCTACGACATGCCCAAGGCATTCCTGCACTTCATGCGTCTCAACAGCTGCTCGCTCAAGCTGGCTGCCACCAACCTGTGCCTGCTCTACGCCGATTCCAAGCTCAACGGCGAGGATCCCGAGTACTTCAACAGCGGCGGTGTGGCTTCGCCCAACCCCAAGCAGTTCACTTTCACCCTGAGATTCGGGCTCTAA
- a CDS encoding transglycosylase domain-containing protein: MEKQGTSAKNWRRWHRNQVIVKSLWWALGGFFALMFILFVLIYNGVIGYMPTIEALRNPTDKFASTLYTADGKEMGKFYRSKGNRTYVDYEQMSKYLRDALIATEDVRFEEHSGVDVRALFRSLVKRIIMGQASAGGGSTITQQLAKQLYTPESSNLFQRALQKPIEWVIAIKLERYYTKEEIIKMYFNQFDFLNNAVGIKSAAWVYYGKQPKDLDVQESATLVGMCKNPSYFNPFRFPERVKQRRNVVLSQMYKAGMLTAEDMDALKKSDLNLHEHAVDTHEGGIAPYFREELRRIMMADEPVRSHYSNINAYNADKYNWDNNPLYGWCKKNKKIDGSNYDIYSDGLKIYTTIDSRMQQHAEDAVRQHMIEEQKRFLANECGGSYKNPYTRNPDELSARGREAVIKLGVRSSDRYRAMKAEGLTDQEIMSAFKQPREMRLFSYDGEVTRMMSPLDSMLYMKTFLRCGMMSMDPVTGKVKAYVGGPDFKHFKYDMVATGARQIGSTVKPFIYAMAMQNGLNPCSTDFENSQPVYGGWAPGGGSHGLGGHPQLRDALARSSNWIPPRILDKFTPDKEVEMMHNDFGITSDLKPNLTLSLGSCEISLYEMVSAYSAFANYGSRVLPMMVSQICDAHGNVIAEFYPKRNQAISPASAYRMVDMLRAVVTHGTATSHIAPYNLKGDVCGKTGTTNFNADAWFMGFTPELITGVWFGGEDRYIHFASTGEGQGAAAALPIFGLYMRAVYDDKSLPYSEDAAFNIPADFVMCPSRIGYDDETKHRHSSHHASGSSNAALEHEQRQQAQDQEAVNALLE, translated from the coding sequence ATGGAAAAACAAGGAACAAGCGCAAAGAACTGGAGACGCTGGCACCGCAACCAGGTGATCGTGAAATCGCTGTGGTGGGCCTTGGGCGGGTTCTTCGCACTCATGTTTATACTCTTTGTGCTCATCTACAATGGCGTGATAGGCTACATGCCCACCATCGAAGCCCTGCGCAACCCCACCGACAAGTTTGCCTCGACCCTGTACACGGCCGACGGCAAGGAGATGGGCAAGTTCTACCGCAGCAAGGGCAACCGCACCTATGTAGACTATGAGCAGATGTCGAAGTACCTGAGAGACGCGCTCATTGCCACCGAGGACGTGCGCTTTGAGGAGCACTCGGGAGTCGACGTGCGCGCACTGTTCCGCTCGCTCGTGAAACGCATCATCATGGGTCAGGCCAGTGCCGGCGGCGGCAGCACCATCACCCAGCAGCTGGCCAAGCAGCTCTACACGCCCGAGAGCTCCAATCTGTTTCAACGCGCCTTGCAGAAGCCCATCGAGTGGGTCATTGCCATCAAGCTCGAGCGCTACTACACCAAGGAGGAAATCATCAAGATGTACTTCAACCAGTTTGACTTCCTCAACAACGCGGTGGGCATCAAGAGCGCCGCATGGGTGTACTACGGCAAGCAGCCCAAGGACCTCGACGTGCAGGAGAGCGCCACGCTCGTGGGCATGTGCAAGAACCCGTCCTACTTCAACCCCTTCAGGTTTCCCGAGCGCGTGAAGCAACGCCGCAACGTGGTGCTGAGCCAGATGTACAAGGCCGGCATGCTCACTGCCGAAGACATGGACGCCCTCAAGAAAAGCGACCTCAACCTGCACGAGCACGCCGTCGACACCCACGAGGGCGGCATAGCGCCCTACTTCCGCGAGGAGCTGCGCCGCATCATGATGGCCGACGAGCCCGTGCGCAGCCACTACAGCAACATCAACGCCTACAATGCCGACAAGTACAACTGGGACAACAACCCCCTCTACGGCTGGTGCAAGAAAAACAAGAAAATCGACGGCTCCAACTACGACATCTACAGCGACGGTCTCAAGATATACACCACCATCGACTCGCGCATGCAGCAACATGCCGAAGACGCCGTGCGCCAGCACATGATTGAAGAGCAAAAGCGCTTCCTGGCCAACGAGTGCGGCGGCAGCTACAAGAACCCCTACACGCGCAACCCCGACGAGCTGAGCGCCCGCGGCCGCGAGGCCGTGATCAAGCTGGGCGTGCGCAGCAGCGACCGCTACCGCGCCATGAAGGCCGAGGGCCTCACCGACCAGGAAATCATGAGCGCCTTCAAGCAGCCGCGCGAGATGCGCCTCTTCTCCTACGACGGCGAGGTGACCCGCATGATGTCGCCGCTCGACTCGATGCTCTACATGAAGACCTTCCTGCGCTGCGGCATGATGTCGATGGACCCCGTGACCGGCAAGGTGAAAGCCTATGTGGGCGGTCCCGACTTCAAGCACTTCAAGTACGACATGGTGGCTACCGGCGCCCGCCAGATCGGTTCGACCGTGAAGCCCTTCATCTACGCCATGGCCATGCAAAACGGCCTGAACCCGTGCAGCACCGACTTTGAGAACTCGCAGCCCGTGTACGGCGGCTGGGCTCCCGGCGGCGGGTCACACGGGCTGGGCGGGCACCCACAGCTGCGCGACGCCCTGGCCCGGTCGAGCAACTGGATACCGCCACGCATTCTCGACAAGTTCACCCCCGACAAGGAGGTGGAGATGATGCACAACGACTTTGGCATCACAAGCGACCTCAAGCCCAACCTCACCTTGAGCCTGGGCTCGTGCGAGATATCGCTCTACGAGATGGTGAGTGCCTATAGTGCCTTTGCCAACTACGGCAGCCGCGTGCTGCCCATGATGGTGAGCCAAATATGCGACGCCCACGGCAACGTCATCGCCGAGTTCTACCCCAAGCGCAACCAGGCCATCAGCCCTGCCTCGGCCTACCGCATGGTCGACATGCTGCGCGCCGTGGTCACCCACGGCACCGCCACCAGCCACATTGCCCCCTACAACCTCAAGGGCGACGTGTGCGGCAAGACGGGCACCACCAACTTCAACGCCGATGCCTGGTTTATGGGCTTCACTCCCGAGCTCATCACCGGTGTGTGGTTTGGCGGCGAAGACCGCTACATCCACTTCGCCTCTACCGGCGAGGGTCAGGGTGCCGCAGCCGCATTGCCCATCTTCGGGCTCTACATGCGTGCCGTGTACGACGACAAGTCGCTGCCCTATAGCGAGGACGCAGCCTTCAATATCCCGGCCGACTTTGTGATGTGCCCCAGCCGCATAGGCTATGACGACGAGACCAAGCACCGCCACAGCTCGCACCATGCCAGCGGGAGCAGCAACGCCGCGCTCGAGCACGAGCAGCGGCAGCAAGCCCAAGACCAAGAGGCCGTAAACGCGCTGCTCGAGTAG
- a CDS encoding formate--tetrahydrofolate ligase: MLTDIEIARSVKLRNIADVAGEMGIAPDQLEIYGHYMAKVPVKYIDKGKMSRHHLVLVTAISPTKAGNGKTTVSVGLALGMNRLGKKTIVALREPSLGPCFGMKGGAAGGGYAQVLPMDKINLHFTGDFHAITTANNMISALLDNYIHQHEGEGFRLKQKLWRRVLDINDRSLRQVITGLGGPGNGPISQTGFDITPASEIMAIMCLATSIDDLHRRIENILLGFTYDDKPFTVKDLGVAGSITVLLKDAFDPNLVQTTEGTPAFVHCGPFANIAHGCNSVVATEMALTLGDYVVTEAGFGADLGAEKFYNIKCRKTGLHPDLTVLVVTAQALKMHGGVDYEVIKKPNVEGVRRGLWNLDKHVRNIKRFGQSIVVAFNHYSFDTPEEIAVVRDHCINDLGVGFAVNDAFSQGGEGAASLARAVVDAVEHNPSGPLRLSYEDSDSIEHKIEAIAMGIYGAGKVTCDAPARAMLKRIYSLGLGHYPVCIAKTQYSFSTDAKAYGNTDGYDFQVRDLVIDRGAEMIVVIAGNILRMPGLPKSPQACRIDLVGGEIMGLS; this comes from the coding sequence ATGTTGACCGACATTGAAATCGCAAGAAGCGTGAAACTGCGCAACATCGCCGATGTTGCAGGTGAAATGGGCATCGCCCCCGACCAACTTGAAATCTATGGCCACTACATGGCCAAGGTGCCCGTGAAATATATCGACAAGGGCAAGATGAGCCGCCACCACCTGGTGCTCGTCACCGCCATAAGCCCCACCAAGGCAGGCAACGGAAAGACCACCGTCTCGGTGGGCCTGGCGCTGGGCATGAACCGTCTGGGCAAGAAGACCATCGTGGCACTGCGAGAGCCCTCGCTGGGGCCCTGCTTCGGCATGAAGGGCGGAGCGGCTGGTGGCGGCTATGCCCAGGTGCTGCCCATGGACAAAATCAACCTGCACTTCACGGGCGACTTCCATGCCATCACCACTGCCAACAACATGATAAGTGCCTTGCTCGACAACTACATTCATCAGCACGAGGGCGAGGGCTTCCGCCTCAAGCAGAAGTTGTGGCGTCGCGTGCTCGACATCAACGACCGCAGTCTGCGCCAGGTCATCACCGGCTTGGGAGGCCCCGGCAACGGCCCCATCTCGCAGACGGGCTTCGACATCACCCCGGCCAGCGAAATCATGGCCATCATGTGCCTGGCCACCAGCATCGACGACTTGCACCGCCGCATCGAGAACATCTTGCTGGGCTTTACCTACGACGACAAACCGTTTACAGTGAAGGACCTGGGCGTGGCTGGGTCGATCACCGTGCTGCTCAAGGATGCCTTCGACCCCAACCTGGTGCAGACCACCGAGGGCACGCCGGCCTTTGTGCACTGTGGCCCCTTTGCCAACATCGCCCATGGCTGCAACTCGGTGGTGGCTACCGAGATGGCTCTCACGCTGGGCGACTATGTGGTTACCGAGGCTGGCTTCGGGGCCGACCTGGGGGCCGAGAAGTTCTACAACATCAAGTGCCGCAAGACTGGTCTGCACCCCGATCTCACCGTGCTTGTGGTCACTGCCCAGGCGCTCAAGATGCATGGTGGCGTCGACTATGAGGTCATCAAGAAGCCCAATGTGGAGGGTGTGAGGCGCGGCTTGTGGAATCTCGACAAGCATGTGCGCAACATCAAGCGCTTCGGGCAGTCGATAGTTGTGGCCTTCAACCACTACAGCTTCGACACCCCCGAGGAGATTGCCGTGGTGCGCGACCACTGCATCAACGACCTGGGCGTGGGCTTTGCTGTCAACGATGCCTTCAGCCAGGGCGGCGAGGGTGCTGCCAGCCTGGCTCGTGCCGTGGTCGATGCCGTCGAGCACAATCCCTCGGGCCCGCTGCGTCTCTCCTACGAAGACAGCGACAGCATCGAACACAAAATCGAGGCCATCGCCATGGGCATCTACGGCGCTGGCAAGGTCACCTGCGACGCTCCTGCACGGGCCATGCTCAAGCGCATCTATAGCCTCGGGCTGGGGCATTACCCCGTGTGCATCGCCAAGACACAATACAGCTTCTCGACCGATGCCAAGGCCTATGGCAATACCGACGGCTACGACTTCCAGGTGCGCGACCTGGTCATCGATCGCGGTGCCGAGATGATTGTGGTCATTGCCGGCAACATCTTGCGCATGCCCGGTCTGCCCAAGTCGCCCCAGGCCTGTCGCATCGACTTGGTGGGCGGTGAAATCATGGGCCTGTCCTGA
- the pyrB gene encoding aspartate carbamoyltransferase → MKTKSLVSITDLSKDEIVHLLKRAAEFEKNPNQKILDGKVVATLFFEPSTRTRLSFETAVNRLGGRVIGFSDAKTSSQSKGETLKDTIMMVSNYADLIVMRHYLEGAARYACEFSPVPIINAGDGANQHPSQTLLDLYSMYKTQGHLDNLNITLVGDLKYGRTVHSMLEAMWYWHPTFNFVSCKELAMPEQYKKFCDEKGIVYHETTDFGPDIINQSDILYMTRVQRERFSDLMEYERTKSLYTLHNSMLDHSKPNLRVLHPLPRITEISQDVDDNPKAYFVQQAKNGLYARQAIICRSLGID, encoded by the coding sequence ATGAAAACTAAAAGTTTGGTTTCTATTACCGATTTGAGCAAGGACGAGATTGTGCACTTGCTCAAGCGTGCGGCCGAGTTTGAGAAAAATCCCAACCAGAAGATTCTCGACGGCAAGGTCGTGGCCACGCTCTTCTTTGAGCCTTCCACCCGCACCCGGCTCAGCTTTGAGACGGCTGTCAACCGCCTGGGCGGCCGCGTGATTGGCTTCAGCGACGCCAAGACCAGCAGCCAGTCGAAGGGCGAGACGCTCAAAGACACCATCATGATGGTGAGCAACTATGCCGACCTGATTGTCATGCGCCACTACCTGGAGGGCGCGGCGCGCTATGCCTGCGAGTTCTCGCCGGTGCCCATTATCAATGCCGGTGATGGAGCCAACCAGCACCCCTCGCAGACGCTGCTCGACCTCTACAGCATGTACAAGACGCAGGGCCACCTCGACAACCTCAACATCACGCTGGTGGGCGACCTCAAGTATGGCCGCACCGTGCACTCCATGCTCGAGGCCATGTGGTACTGGCATCCCACCTTCAACTTTGTGTCGTGCAAGGAGCTGGCCATGCCCGAGCAGTACAAGAAGTTTTGCGACGAGAAGGGCATCGTCTACCACGAGACCACCGACTTCGGCCCCGACATCATCAACCAGAGCGACATCCTCTACATGACCCGCGTGCAGCGCGAGCGCTTCAGCGACCTCATGGAGTATGAGCGCACCAAGAGCCTCTACACCCTGCACAACAGCATGCTCGACCACAGCAAGCCCAACCTGCGCGTGCTGCACCCGCTGCCTCGCATCACCGAGATAAGCCAGGATGTCGACGACAACCCCAAGGCCTACTTTGTGCAGCAGGCCAAAAACGGCCTCTACGCCCGCCAGGCCATCATATGCCGCTCGCTCGGCATCGACTGA